A stretch of DNA from Oryzomicrobium terrae:
CGACGATCAGTACCGTGGCGCAGAGCAGCACGACGAACAGGGGACCGTGGGTCGGCAGGGTGCCCGCCCCCTCCTTGAGACGCTTCTTGGCGGCCAGGGAGCCGGCCACCGCCAGCACCGGCAAGATCACGCCGAAGCGACCGAGGGCCATGGCGGCGGCAGTGAGCAGATTCCAGAAGGGGGTATTGGCGGACAGGCCGGCAAAGGCGCTACCGTTATTGTTGGCGGCCGAGGACAGGGCGTAGAGCACTTCGGAGAAGCCGTGGGCGCCCGGGTTGAGGATGCCCGCCCGGCCGGCCTCGGCCATCACCGCCAGGGCGCTACCGGCCAGCACCAGCAAGGGCGTGACGAGAATGGCGATGGCCACCAGCTTCATCTCCCGGGCCTCGATCTTCTTGCCCAGGTATTCCGGCGTACGCCCGACCATCAGCCCGGCCAGGAAAACGGCCAGGATGGCGAACACCAACATGCCGTAGAGGCCCGAGCCGACCCCGCCGAAGACCACTTCGCCCAGCTGCATCAGCAGCATCGGCACCAGTCCGCCCAACGGGGTGAGGGAATCGTGCATGGCGTTGACCGCGCCGCAGGAGGCCGCCGTGGTAATGGCGGCGAACAGGGCGCTGGCGTTGATGCCAAAGCGCACCTCCTTGCCTTCCAGGTTTCCTGCGGCGGTGGCGCCCTGGGCGGTCAGATACCCCGGCGTCTGACTTTCCGCCACGGTGACAGCCGCCACCGCGACGACGAACAGCACGGTCATGGCCGCCAGCACCGTCCAGCCCTGGCGGCGATCCCCGACCATCTGGCCGAAGGTGAAGCACAGCGCCGCCGGAATCAGGAAGATGGCGAGCATCTCCACCAGGTTGGTGAACGGCGTGGGGTTCTCGTAAGGGTGGGCCGAGTTGGCGTTGAAGAAACCACCGCCATTGGTGCCCAGCATCTTGATCGCCTCCTGGGAGGCCACCGGCCCCATGGGCAGGCGCTGTTCCTGGGTGGTGACCTCTTCCTGCGCCGGCTTGCCGTCGGCGCCGAGCAACGGCTGTCCGGCCGTGTCGACCTTGGGCTGGCTGAAAGTGACCGGCTCCATCAGGGGCACCGCTCGGTAGCCGTCCAGGTTCTGGATCACGCCGCCCCCGGCGAGCAACAAGGCGACGATGACGGACAGGGGCAGCAGTACGTAGACCGTGCCCCGGCTGACATCCACCCAGAAGTTGCCGATGGTGCGGGCGGAGTGCCGGGCCAGGCCACGAATCAGTGCCACCACTACCGCCAGGCCAGTGGCCGCCGAAAGGAAGTTCTGCACTGCCAGGGCGAGCATCTGGGTCAGGTAGCTCATGGTGGACTCCCCGCCATAGCCCTGCCAGTTGGTGTTGGTGACGAAGGACACGGCGGTGTTGACGG
This window harbors:
- the kdpA gene encoding potassium-transporting ATPase subunit KdpA yields the protein MNDLSSFALAGGQLTLYLGLLLLCAWPLGGYLARVFDGRLPFGAGLEARVLRGCGVDPGEEMGWVRYALAVLLFNALGFVAVFALQLLQGGLPLNPEGFGAMSWDSAVNTAVSFVTNTNWQGYGGESTMSYLTQMLALAVQNFLSAATGLAVVVALIRGLARHSARTIGNFWVDVSRGTVYVLLPLSVIVALLLAGGGVIQNLDGYRAVPLMEPVTFSQPKVDTAGQPLLGADGKPAQEEVTTQEQRLPMGPVASQEAIKMLGTNGGGFFNANSAHPYENPTPFTNLVEMLAIFLIPAALCFTFGQMVGDRRQGWTVLAAMTVLFVVAVAAVTVAESQTPGYLTAQGATAAGNLEGKEVRFGINASALFAAITTAASCGAVNAMHDSLTPLGGLVPMLLMQLGEVVFGGVGSGLYGMLVFAILAVFLAGLMVGRTPEYLGKKIEAREMKLVAIAILVTPLLVLAGSALAVMAEAGRAGILNPGAHGFSEVLYALSSAANNNGSAFAGLSANTPFWNLLTAAAMALGRFGVILPVLAVAGSLAAKKRLKEGAGTLPTHGPLFVVLLCATVLIVGALTYLPSLALGPIVEHLILFPAR